One region of Clostridiaceae bacterium genomic DNA includes:
- a CDS encoding spore coat associated protein CotJA: protein MVGEIQYPLSKCPAEAIYAHAYVPYQVLSDIYPPMVGLCKGTIFPELDAPYGTDPEYTVDA from the coding sequence ATGGTAGGCGAAATACAATATCCTTTATCCAAATGTCCTGCAGAGGCTATATATGCTCATGCATATGTGCCATATCAGGTTCTTTCAGACATATATCCACCTATGGTTGGGTTATGTAAAGGAACTATATTCCCGGAATTAGACGCGCCCTACGGTACCGACCCTGAATATACTGTAGACGCATAA
- a CDS encoding dihydroorotase has protein sequence MALLIKNGHVIDPKSGLDEVLDIMIENDKITEIGKDLTLTNGDLIDAEGKYVIPGLVDAHCHLRDPGFEYKEDIESGTASAAVGGFTSVACMPNTNPVIDNEAMVKYILNKGIQDGYVNVYPIGAVTKGQKGEELAEIGELKFAGAVALSDDGHPIKSSSLMKKALQYASMFDITIISHCEDLDLAEEGVMNEGYQSTIMGLKGIPSAAEEIMVARDIILAEYTKVPIHIAHVSTELSVDLIRNAKRRGVKVTAETCPHYFTLTDEACEGFNTNAKVNPPLRTKKDVEAIIEGLRDGTIDIIATDHAPHHIDEKNVEFNLAANGIVGLETALPLAITYLVKPGILSLNMLVEKMCLNPSRILGLNKGTIQVGKTADITIIDPNEEYIVEVKKFKSKSKNSPYNGYKLFGRVIYTIVGGNVVVREKVLL, from the coding sequence ATGGCACTTTTAATTAAAAACGGACACGTTATTGATCCAAAATCCGGATTGGATGAAGTTCTTGACATAATGATTGAGAACGATAAAATAACCGAAATAGGCAAAGATTTAACTCTTACAAACGGAGATTTAATTGATGCAGAAGGGAAATATGTTATACCTGGTTTGGTTGATGCTCATTGCCATCTGAGAGATCCGGGATTTGAGTACAAGGAAGATATTGAAAGCGGAACAGCCAGTGCTGCAGTGGGAGGATTTACATCTGTCGCATGTATGCCTAATACAAATCCGGTAATTGATAATGAAGCAATGGTAAAATACATATTAAATAAAGGAATTCAGGATGGCTATGTTAATGTATACCCCATAGGAGCAGTCACCAAAGGGCAAAAAGGTGAAGAACTTGCTGAAATTGGAGAACTGAAATTTGCAGGGGCTGTTGCACTATCTGATGACGGACATCCGATTAAAAGTTCTTCATTAATGAAAAAAGCTCTTCAATATGCATCCATGTTTGATATTACAATAATTTCTCATTGCGAAGACCTTGATTTGGCAGAGGAAGGAGTAATGAATGAAGGATACCAGTCCACCATAATGGGGTTAAAAGGCATACCTTCAGCAGCTGAGGAAATAATGGTAGCCAGAGATATAATACTGGCTGAATATACCAAGGTTCCTATACATATCGCACATGTAAGTACTGAACTTTCTGTTGATTTAATAAGGAATGCAAAAAGAAGGGGAGTTAAAGTTACCGCGGAAACGTGCCCTCATTATTTTACTCTTACTGATGAAGCTTGCGAAGGTTTTAATACCAATGCAAAGGTTAACCCACCCTTAAGGACTAAAAAAGATGTTGAGGCAATAATAGAAGGCCTCCGGGACGGAACCATAGATATAATAGCTACAGATCACGCGCCTCACCATATTGATGAAAAAAATGTTGAATTCAATCTTGCCGCTAACGGAATAGTGGGATTGGAAACAGCCCTTCCCCTTGCAATTACATATCTTGTTAAGCCAGGTATATTGTCTTTGAATATGCTTGTGGAAAAAATGTGTCTGAACCCTTCCAGGATTTTGGGGTTGAACAAGGGAACAATACAGGTAGGGAAAACCGCTGATATTACAATTATAGACCCTAATGAAGAATATATTGTTGAAGTTAAAAAATTCAAATCAAAGAGTAAGAATTCTCCCTACAATGGATATAAACTATTTGGAAGGGTGATTTATACAATTGTTGGCGGAAATGTAGTAGTAAGAGAAAAAGTTTTGCTATAA
- a CDS encoding manganese catalase family protein, giving the protein MWIYDKKLEYPVRIKNPNPRMAKYIITQYGGPDGELAASLRYLSQRFSMPTEEARAILNDIGTEELAHLEMVGTMVHQLTRDVPAHIMEKEGLGDYYADHDHAVYPMSAAGNPFTAAYIQSKGDPIADLIEDLAAEQKARATYENLINLADDPDVIDPLRFLREREVVHFQRFGEALRIVEEKLAQKKFFVKKPGK; this is encoded by the coding sequence ATGTGGATATATGATAAAAAGTTAGAATATCCTGTTAGAATAAAAAATCCGAATCCTAGAATGGCGAAATATATAATTACTCAGTATGGCGGTCCGGATGGGGAACTGGCTGCTTCTCTCAGGTATCTGAGCCAAAGGTTCAGTATGCCCACAGAGGAAGCCAGAGCAATATTGAATGATATAGGCACTGAAGAATTAGCCCATTTGGAAATGGTAGGTACCATGGTACACCAGCTTACCAGAGATGTCCCTGCCCATATTATGGAAAAGGAAGGACTTGGTGACTATTACGCAGATCATGATCACGCTGTTTACCCCATGAGCGCAGCTGGAAATCCTTTTACTGCAGCTTATATTCAGTCAAAAGGTGATCCTATTGCTGACTTGATAGAAGATCTCGCTGCAGAGCAAAAGGCAAGAGCCACTTATGAAAACCTGATAAATCTGGCAGACGACCCTGACGTAATTGACCCTCTTAGATTCCTCAGAGAGAGAGAGGTTGTTCATTTTCAAAGGTTTGGAGAGGCTTTAAGAATAGTGGAGGAAAAACTGGCACAAAAGAAGTTCTTTGTAAAGAAGCCGGGAAAGTAA
- the pyrR gene encoding bifunctional pyr operon transcriptional regulator/uracil phosphoribosyltransferase PyrR — protein sequence MIEKAEIMDENAMNRALTRIAHEIIEKNKGIIDVVLIGIQRRGVTLAKWIAEKIKEVEGKEVPMGILDITFYRDDLSMLAEHPVINGTEINFPVTGKRVVLVDDVIYTGRTARAAIDAVMDLGRPSAIQLAILIDRGHRELPIRADYVGKNVPTSKFEMINVKVTEIDGINSVTISDIRESD from the coding sequence ATGATAGAAAAAGCTGAAATCATGGATGAAAATGCAATGAACAGGGCTCTAACCAGGATTGCTCATGAGATAATTGAAAAAAACAAAGGTATTATTGACGTTGTGCTGATTGGAATACAGAGAAGAGGAGTTACACTGGCAAAATGGATTGCAGAAAAGATTAAAGAAGTTGAAGGTAAGGAAGTACCTATGGGAATTCTTGATATTACTTTCTATAGGGATGACCTGAGTATGTTGGCGGAACATCCGGTAATTAACGGTACAGAGATTAATTTTCCTGTAACCGGAAAGAGAGTGGTTCTTGTTGACGATGTTATTTACACTGGAAGGACAGCCAGGGCGGCTATTGATGCAGTAATGGATTTAGGAAGGCCAAGTGCCATACAACTGGCAATATTAATTGACAGAGGCCACAGGGAACTGCCTATAAGAGCAGATTATGTAGGTAAGAATGTTCCTACTTCGAAATTTGAAATGATTAATGTAAAAGTTACTGAAATTGATGGAATAAATTCGGTCACAATAAGCGATATAAGAGAATCGGATTAG
- the pyrF gene encoding orotidine-5'-phosphate decarboxylase yields the protein MFVDKLIKKIIEKNNPTIVGLDPKVEYVPSFIKENAFKEYGRNLKGAAEAILAFNKAIIDAIYDVVPAVKPQIAYYEMYGIEGIRVFYETIQYARSKDLLVVADGKRNDIGSTAEAYSSAFLGKTSIDGTVSETVFDVDALTVNLYLGYDGIKPFIEDCKKYGKGIFLLVKTSNKSSGQIQDLLTHQGKSIYEVVAEHIEEWGECIRGEFGYSSVGAVVGATYPNQAKILRKIMKHAYLLVPGYGAQGGTSRDVVHCFNSDGLGAIVNASRSVICAYQNSKWNGIYSEKDFAQAARAEVLEMKEQINNAICEERERRCM from the coding sequence ATGTTTGTAGATAAGCTGATAAAGAAAATAATTGAAAAGAATAATCCTACAATTGTTGGATTAGACCCTAAAGTTGAATATGTTCCTTCTTTTATAAAAGAAAATGCATTCAAAGAATACGGACGTAATTTAAAGGGTGCTGCTGAGGCAATTCTTGCCTTTAATAAGGCTATTATAGATGCAATTTACGATGTGGTGCCTGCAGTAAAACCCCAGATTGCTTATTACGAAATGTATGGAATAGAAGGTATAAGAGTATTTTATGAAACAATTCAGTATGCCAGAAGTAAGGATCTCCTGGTAGTTGCAGACGGTAAAAGGAATGACATAGGAAGTACTGCCGAAGCCTACTCTTCTGCTTTCCTTGGCAAGACATCCATTGATGGAACAGTTTCAGAGACGGTTTTTGATGTGGATGCACTGACAGTAAATCTGTATCTTGGATATGACGGAATCAAGCCTTTTATTGAAGATTGCAAGAAATATGGGAAAGGTATTTTTCTGCTTGTTAAGACTTCTAACAAATCCTCCGGACAGATACAGGACTTGCTTACTCATCAAGGTAAAAGCATTTATGAAGTAGTAGCTGAGCATATTGAAGAATGGGGGGAATGCATCAGGGGTGAATTTGGCTATAGCAGTGTGGGAGCTGTTGTAGGTGCTACTTACCCCAATCAGGCCAAAATACTGAGAAAAATTATGAAACATGCATATTTATTAGTGCCTGGCTATGGCGCCCAAGGAGGTACTTCAAGGGATGTTGTCCATTGTTTTAACTCTGATGGCTTAGGAGCTATAGTTAATGCTTCCCGTAGTGTTATATGTGCTTACCAGAATAGCAAATGGAATGGAATATATAGTGAGAAAGATTTTGCTCAGGCTGCCAGAGCTGAAGTATTAGAGATGAAAGAACAGATAAATAATGCCATATGCGAAGAAAGAGAGCGCAGGTGCATGTAA
- a CDS encoding aspartate carbamoyltransferase catalytic subunit has product MKLISKDILGLKDMSPEEIEYILDTAKTMKLILMSKNKKTPHLQGKSIVTLFYENSTRTRLSFELASKYMGASSANIASSSSSVAKGETLIDTGKTINMMGADIVIIRHPMAGAPHLLAKNVEASVINAGDGMNEHPTQALLDIFTIREKKGSLKGLKIAIIGDIYHSRVARSNIWGMLKLGAEVYVAGPTTMLPPQLEKTGVKVYNTIHEAIIDVDVIIGLRIQKERQKSGLFPSIREYSRFFGLDDKRLKFAKEDVLILHPGPVNRGIEMTSSIIDGDQSLINEQVTNGVAVRMALMYLLTRRKNDGTFN; this is encoded by the coding sequence ATGAAACTAATTTCAAAAGATATACTAGGTCTAAAGGATATGTCTCCGGAAGAAATTGAATACATATTGGATACTGCAAAAACCATGAAACTGATATTAATGTCAAAAAATAAAAAAACGCCCCATCTTCAAGGAAAATCAATAGTAACACTTTTTTATGAAAACAGTACAAGGACAAGGCTTTCTTTCGAACTGGCTTCAAAATACATGGGTGCCAGTTCAGCCAATATTGCGTCTTCAAGCAGCAGTGTGGCAAAAGGGGAAACACTTATAGACACAGGCAAAACCATCAATATGATGGGAGCGGATATAGTTATCATAAGACATCCTATGGCTGGTGCTCCACATTTACTGGCGAAAAATGTAGAGGCTTCTGTAATAAACGCAGGTGACGGAATGAATGAACATCCCACCCAGGCTCTTCTCGATATTTTTACCATAAGAGAGAAGAAAGGAAGCCTGAAGGGGTTAAAGATAGCAATTATCGGAGACATATACCATAGCAGAGTGGCAAGAAGTAATATATGGGGTATGTTAAAGTTAGGTGCTGAAGTTTATGTAGCAGGGCCGACAACCATGTTGCCACCTCAGTTAGAAAAAACTGGCGTTAAAGTTTACAATACCATACATGAGGCTATTATTGACGTAGATGTAATAATAGGGCTCAGAATACAAAAAGAAAGACAAAAAAGCGGTTTATTCCCTTCAATAAGAGAATATTCCAGATTTTTCGGGCTGGATGATAAACGGTTAAAGTTTGCCAAAGAAGATGTCCTTATTCTGCATCCTGGCCCCGTTAACAGAGGTATCGAAATGACCTCTTCAATCATTGACGGAGACCAATCTTTGATTAATGAGCAGGTAACCAACGGAGTAGCTGTAAGAATGGCTTTAATGTACCTGTTAACAAGGAGGAAAAATGATGGCACTTTTAATTAA
- a CDS encoding dihydroorotate dehydrogenase electron transfer subunit, giving the protein MSRHIKGKIISVEKVVPDIYKMTVESPYISQNAKPGQFINIRCSEGLDMILRRPISIAGADKLKNTFDIYYQIRGTGTKCLSRKKAGEEVDIIGPVGNSFDIFNEYTNIAVVGGGIGIFPLYFLLKEKTDGMKTAFLGFRDKEHIVLEDEFNEAADKLILTTDDGSAGRKGLVTQMLEEDLKLNKYDIIYTCGPLPMMKKVVQLADMYNIKCQVSMEQRMGCGIGACLVCACKIKLNNESQDWVYGHLCKDGPVFWSNQVVLEDFEGEN; this is encoded by the coding sequence ATGTCCAGACATATTAAGGGAAAAATAATATCTGTAGAAAAAGTAGTTCCTGATATTTATAAAATGACGGTGGAATCCCCTTATATCTCTCAGAATGCCAAGCCTGGGCAGTTTATAAATATTAGATGCAGTGAAGGCCTTGATATGATACTTAGAAGGCCAATAAGCATTGCGGGAGCAGACAAGCTTAAAAATACTTTTGATATTTACTACCAGATTCGGGGGACAGGAACCAAATGCCTTTCCAGAAAAAAGGCAGGAGAGGAAGTAGATATCATTGGACCTGTAGGTAATTCCTTTGATATTTTTAATGAATATACCAATATCGCAGTTGTAGGCGGAGGTATTGGCATATTTCCCCTGTATTTTCTTCTTAAAGAAAAAACAGATGGAATGAAGACCGCATTTCTCGGTTTCAGAGACAAGGAGCATATTGTTTTGGAAGATGAATTTAATGAAGCAGCTGATAAGCTGATTCTTACAACTGATGATGGCAGTGCGGGGAGAAAAGGTCTTGTTACACAAATGCTGGAAGAAGATCTTAAATTAAATAAATATGATATAATTTATACTTGCGGGCCATTGCCCATGATGAAAAAGGTAGTTCAACTGGCTGATATGTATAATATTAAGTGCCAGGTTTCAATGGAGCAGAGAATGGGCTGCGGAATAGGAGCCTGCCTTGTCTGTGCATGTAAAATCAAGTTAAATAATGAAAGCCAGGATTGGGTTTATGGACATTTATGTAAGGATGGCCCGGTTTTCTGGAGCAATCAGGTGGTTTTGGAGGATTTTGAAGGAGAAAATTAG
- a CDS encoding dihydroorotate dehydrogenase, with product MDKIDLSIEIAGLKLKNPVIAASGTFGFGREFSKYIDLNELGGISVKGLTLEARQGNGPPRIAETPSGILNSVGLQNPGVEEFIKKEIPFLREYDLAIIANIAGNTIEEYCKMAEILSECDVDALELNVSCPNVKHGGVAFGNSARGISEVTKMVRKCCKKPLIVKLTPNVTDIKEIARAAEEEGADAISLINTILGMAIDIHKKRPVLSNNMGGLSGPAIRPIAVRMVYEAARTVNIPVIGMGGICSGDDAIEFMLAGASAVMVGTANFMDPAACLNVIRGIKNYMKMHGHSRLDEIIGKLKLN from the coding sequence ATGGATAAAATTGATCTATCAATTGAAATTGCAGGTTTAAAACTTAAAAATCCGGTTATAGCAGCTTCCGGAACCTTTGGATTTGGAAGAGAATTTTCAAAGTATATTGACTTAAATGAACTTGGCGGCATATCTGTAAAAGGACTGACTCTGGAAGCAAGGCAAGGAAACGGGCCACCCAGGATTGCAGAAACACCGTCTGGAATATTAAACAGTGTGGGGCTGCAGAATCCTGGAGTTGAGGAGTTTATAAAAAAAGAGATACCTTTTTTAAGAGAATATGATCTTGCAATAATCGCCAATATTGCAGGAAATACTATAGAAGAATATTGTAAAATGGCTGAAATACTCAGTGAATGTGATGTTGATGCTCTTGAATTAAACGTATCATGCCCTAATGTAAAACATGGCGGGGTGGCATTTGGTAATTCTGCCAGAGGCATTTCAGAAGTAACAAAAATGGTAAGGAAATGCTGTAAAAAACCTTTAATAGTAAAACTAACTCCCAATGTAACAGATATTAAAGAAATTGCCAGGGCAGCAGAAGAAGAGGGGGCAGATGCCATATCATTGATTAATACCATCCTGGGTATGGCTATAGATATTCATAAAAAAAGACCGGTTTTATCAAATAATATGGGAGGACTTTCAGGACCCGCCATAAGACCCATTGCTGTAAGGATGGTATATGAGGCAGCCAGAACAGTTAATATACCCGTTATTGGAATGGGTGGAATCTGCAGCGGCGATGATGCTATTGAATTTATGCTGGCAGGCGCAAGTGCAGTTATGGTTGGAACAGCTAATTTTATGGATCCTGCAGCATGTTTGAATGTTATCCGGGGAATTAAGAATTACATGAAAATGCATGGACATAGCCGCCTTGACGAGATTATAGGCAAACTGAAATTAAATTAA
- a CDS encoding spore coat protein CotJB, which produces MNYQRNYQHDNLLRELMAADFTLIELGLYLDTHPTDQEAIALFNSNLQKAKMLRETYERMYGPLTIHTPSNRNVWKWINSPWPWQIY; this is translated from the coding sequence ATGAACTATCAACGAAATTACCAACATGATAATTTGCTTCGGGAACTTATGGCAGCAGATTTTACTCTTATAGAACTGGGTCTTTACCTTGATACTCATCCTACAGACCAGGAAGCGATAGCTCTTTTTAACAGCAACCTTCAGAAAGCAAAAATGCTTAGAGAGACTTATGAAAGAATGTACGGGCCATTAACCATACACACTCCATCCAACAGAAATGTCTGGAAATGGATAAACAGCCCGTGGCCATGGCAGATTTATTAA